The Fusobacterium periodonticum ATCC 33693 genome includes a window with the following:
- the serS gene encoding serine--tRNA ligase: MLELKFMRENVEMLKEMLKNRNSNIDMDAFVALDTKRREVLSEVEALKRDRNNVSAEIANLKKEKKDANHLIEKMGGVSSKIKELDAELVEIDEEIKNIQMTIPNVYHPSTPIGPDEDSNKEIRRWGEPKKFDFEPKAHWDIGEDLGILDFERGSKLSGSRFVLYRGAAARLERALISFMLDTHTLEHGYTEHITPFMVKAEVCEGTGQLPKFEEDMYKTTDDMYLISTSEITMTNIHRKEILEQSELPKYYTAYSPCFRREAGSYGRDVKGLIRLHQFNKVEMVKITDAESSYDELEKMVNNAETILQRLELPYRVIQLCSGDLGFSAAKTYDLEVWLPSQNKYREISSCSNCEAFQARRMGLKYKVTNGSEFCHTLNGSGLAVGRTLVAIMENYQQEDGSFLVPKVLIPYMGGIDVIKK; encoded by the coding sequence ATGTTAGAACTAAAATTTATGCGTGAAAATGTTGAAATGTTAAAGGAAATGCTAAAAAATAGAAATAGCAATATCGATATGGATGCTTTTGTTGCACTAGATACAAAGAGAAGAGAAGTTCTATCGGAAGTAGAGGCTTTAAAAAGAGATAGAAATAATGTTTCAGCTGAAATAGCTAATTTGAAAAAAGAAAAAAAGGATGCTAACCATCTAATTGAAAAAATGGGAGGAGTTTCTTCTAAAATTAAAGAATTAGATGCTGAACTTGTAGAAATAGATGAAGAAATTAAAAATATTCAAATGACTATTCCTAATGTTTATCACCCTTCAACTCCTATTGGACCTGATGAAGATTCTAATAAAGAAATCAGAAGATGGGGAGAACCTAAAAAATTTGACTTTGAACCTAAAGCTCACTGGGATATTGGAGAAGATTTAGGAATATTAGACTTTGAAAGAGGATCTAAATTAAGTGGTTCAAGATTTGTACTATATAGAGGAGCTGCTGCAAGATTAGAAAGAGCTTTAATTAGTTTTATGCTTGATACTCACACTTTAGAACATGGATATACTGAACATATAACTCCATTTATGGTTAAGGCTGAAGTTTGTGAAGGAACAGGACAATTACCTAAATTTGAAGAAGATATGTATAAAACGACTGATGATATGTATTTAATTTCTACTTCTGAAATCACTATGACTAATATTCATAGAAAAGAAATTTTAGAACAATCTGAATTACCTAAATATTACACTGCTTATTCTCCTTGTTTCAGAAGAGAAGCAGGATCTTATGGTAGAGATGTAAAAGGACTTATCAGACTACACCAATTCAATAAGGTTGAAATGGTTAAAATCACAGATGCTGAATCTTCTTATGATGAGTTAGAAAAAATGGTTAACAATGCTGAAACAATTTTACAAAGATTGGAATTACCATATCGTGTTATTCAACTTTGTTCAGGAGACTTAGGTTTCAGTGCTGCTAAGACTTATGACTTAGAAGTTTGGTTACCATCTCAAAACAAATATAGAGAAATTTCTTCTTGCTCAAACTGTGAAGCTTTCCAAGCTAGAAGAATGGGATTAAAATACAAAGTTACTAATGGAAGTGAATTCTGCCATACTCTAAATGGATCAGGACTTGCTGTTGGAAGAACATTGGTTGCTATCATGGAAAACTATCAACAAGAAGATGGTTCTTTCTTAGTACCTAAAGTTCTTATACCTTATATGGGTGGAATAGATGTTATTAAAAAGTAG
- a CDS encoding SpoVG family protein, with translation MIVTNVKIKKVDGDKLDRLKAYVDITLDESLVIHGLKLMQGEQGLFVAMPSRKMRNEEYKDIVHPICPDLRNYITKVVEEKYNAIDEETTVEIA, from the coding sequence ATGATTGTTACAAATGTAAAAATAAAAAAAGTGGATGGAGACAAATTAGACAGACTAAAAGCATATGTAGATATAACTTTAGATGAAAGTTTGGTTATCCATGGTTTAAAATTAATGCAAGGAGAACAAGGATTGTTTGTAGCAATGCCATCAAGAAAAATGCGTAACGAAGAATATAAAGACATTGTTCACCCAATTTGTCCTGACCTTAGAAATTATATTACAAAAGTTGTTGAAGAAAAGTATAACGCAATTGATGAAGAAACAACAGTAGAAATAGCTTAA
- a CDS encoding HPr family phosphocarrier protein, whose translation MKSVKVHIKNKKGLHARPSSLFVQLVTKYDSDITVKSEDETVNGKSIMGLMLLAAEEGRELELIADGPDEDAMLTELVDLIEVKRFNEE comes from the coding sequence ATGAAATCAGTAAAAGTACATATAAAAAACAAAAAAGGTTTACATGCAAGACCTTCATCACTATTTGTTCAATTAGTTACAAAGTATGATTCTGACATAACAGTAAAGTCTGAAGATGAAACTGTTAATGGAAAAAGTATTATGGGGCTTATGCTTCTAGCTGCTGAAGAAGGTAGAGAACTTGAATTGATAGCAGATGGTCCAGATGAAGATGCAATGCTAACAGAATTGGTAGATTTAATAGAAGTAAAAAGATTTAATGAGGAGTAA
- a CDS encoding DEAD/DEAH box helicase — protein sequence MEKKFRGEIPFWLKNKKNSIVYVCSSNRNIDDYFFVLKDFYKGRILRIKKENENGELKKYNYDLLELLKSDEKFIILISLEYFLEDYYSKANSIFIQKGKEVDIKALEEKLIEAEFEKTYMLTQRKEYSIRGDILDIFNINQENPVRIEFFGNEVDRITYFDLNSQLSIQKLNSIELYIDNNKDKKDFFSLMYTSKNKVEYYYENNDILQAKIKRLISENSDRENDIINKITELSKIGKQTEIQKFTEEELKQFEVIDRIKKLSENTNIVIYSEEAIRYKEIFKGYDVKFEKYPLFEGYRAEDKLILTDREIKGIRVKRERVEKKALRYKTVDEIAEQDYVIHENFGVGIFLGLENIDGQDYLKIKYADEDKLYVPLDGINKIEKYINISDVIPEIYKLGRKGFRRKKARLSEDIEIFAKEIIKIQAKRNLANGFKFSKDTVMQEEFEEAFPFTETPGQLKAIEDVKRDMESGKVMDRLVCGDVGYGKTEVAIRAAFKAIMDGKQVVLLVPTTVLAEQHYERFSERFKNYPINIEILSRVQTKKEQEESLKKIENASADLIIGTHRLLSDDIKYKDIGLLIIDEEQKFGVKAKEKLKKLKGDIDILTLTATPIPRTLNLSLLGIRDLSVIDTSPEGRQKIQTEYIDNNKDLIRDIILTEVSREGQVFYIFNSVKRIEMKSKELRELLPDYIKVDYIHGQMLARDIKRAIHNFENGNTDVLIATTIIENGIDIENANTMIIEGVEKLGLSQVYQLRGRIGRSNKKSYCYMLMNENKTRNAQKREESIREFDNLTGIDLSMEDSKIRGVGEILGEKQHGAVETFGYNLYMKMLNEEVLKLKGENEEELEDVNIELNFPRFLPDNYIEKNEKIKIYKRALALKTFEELEELHKELEDRFGRLKSEAKGFFEFLKIRIRARELGIVSIKEDKEKRLLINFNEEKINVDKIIYLLANKKIMYSKFTRTIGFDGDIFDFFDLYS from the coding sequence ATGGAAAAGAAATTTAGAGGAGAAATCCCATTTTGGCTAAAGAATAAAAAGAATAGCATAGTCTATGTCTGTTCATCTAATAGAAATATAGATGATTATTTTTTTGTGCTAAAAGATTTCTATAAAGGAAGAATTCTCAGAATAAAAAAAGAAAATGAAAATGGAGAACTAAAGAAATATAATTATGATCTATTAGAACTTCTAAAATCAGATGAAAAATTTATAATCTTAATCTCTTTAGAATATTTCTTAGAAGATTATTATTCTAAGGCTAACAGTATATTTATTCAAAAAGGAAAAGAAGTAGATATAAAAGCATTGGAAGAAAAATTGATTGAAGCTGAGTTTGAAAAAACATATATGCTTACTCAAAGAAAAGAATATTCAATAAGAGGAGATATTTTAGATATTTTTAATATCAATCAAGAAAATCCTGTGAGAATAGAATTTTTTGGAAATGAAGTTGATAGAATAACATATTTTGATTTAAATTCTCAATTAAGTATACAAAAGTTAAATAGTATAGAATTGTACATAGACAATAATAAAGATAAAAAAGATTTCTTCTCTCTTATGTATACAAGCAAAAATAAAGTGGAATATTACTATGAAAATAATGATATTTTACAAGCAAAAATTAAGAGGCTTATCAGTGAAAATTCAGATAGAGAAAATGACATAATAAACAAAATAACAGAACTCTCTAAAATAGGAAAGCAGACAGAAATACAAAAATTTACAGAAGAAGAATTAAAACAGTTTGAAGTTATAGACAGAATAAAAAAATTATCTGAAAACACAAATATAGTAATTTATTCAGAGGAAGCCATAAGATACAAAGAAATATTTAAGGGCTATGATGTTAAATTTGAAAAGTATCCACTTTTTGAAGGATATAGAGCTGAAGATAAACTAATACTGACAGATAGAGAAATAAAAGGTATTAGAGTAAAAAGAGAAAGAGTTGAAAAAAAAGCATTAAGATACAAGACTGTTGATGAAATAGCAGAACAAGACTATGTAATACATGAAAATTTTGGTGTAGGAATATTCTTAGGTTTAGAAAATATTGATGGACAGGATTATTTAAAAATAAAGTATGCTGATGAAGACAAGTTGTATGTTCCTCTTGATGGTATAAATAAGATAGAAAAGTATATTAATATTTCTGATGTTATACCTGAAATATATAAACTTGGAAGAAAAGGTTTTAGAAGAAAGAAAGCCAGACTAAGTGAAGATATAGAAATCTTTGCTAAGGAAATAATAAAAATTCAAGCTAAAAGGAATTTAGCAAATGGATTTAAGTTTTCAAAAGACACTGTTATGCAGGAAGAATTCGAAGAAGCTTTTCCATTTACTGAAACTCCAGGTCAATTAAAGGCAATTGAAGATGTTAAAAGAGATATGGAGTCAGGCAAAGTTATGGATAGACTTGTCTGTGGAGATGTTGGTTATGGTAAGACAGAGGTTGCAATAAGGGCAGCTTTTAAAGCTATAATGGATGGAAAACAAGTTGTACTTTTAGTTCCTACTACTGTTCTAGCTGAGCAGCACTATGAAAGATTTAGTGAAAGATTCAAAAATTATCCTATAAATATAGAGATTTTAAGTAGAGTACAAACAAAAAAAGAGCAGGAAGAAAGTCTTAAAAAGATAGAAAATGCTTCAGCTGATTTAATAATAGGAACTCATAGATTATTGTCAGATGATATAAAATATAAAGACATAGGGCTTCTTATAATAGATGAGGAGCAAAAGTTTGGAGTTAAAGCAAAAGAGAAATTAAAAAAGCTCAAAGGTGATATAGATATCCTAACTTTAACGGCAACTCCTATTCCTAGAACTTTGAATTTATCACTATTAGGAATTAGAGACTTATCTGTAATAGATACTTCTCCAGAAGGAAGACAAAAAATTCAAACAGAGTATATAGACAATAATAAAGATTTAATTAGAGATATTATACTTACTGAAGTTTCAAGAGAAGGACAGGTTTTCTATATCTTTAACTCAGTAAAAAGAATTGAGATGAAGTCAAAGGAACTTAGAGAACTTTTACCTGACTATATAAAAGTAGACTATATTCATGGTCAAATGCTTGCAAGAGATATAAAGAGAGCTATACATAATTTTGAAAATGGAAACACAGATGTTTTAATCGCAACAACAATTATAGAAAATGGTATCGATATTGAAAATGCTAATACTATGATAATCGAAGGAGTTGAAAAGTTAGGACTATCACAGGTTTATCAACTTAGAGGAAGAATAGGTAGAAGCAATAAGAAAAGTTATTGTTACATGCTTATGAACGAAAATAAAACTAGAAATGCACAGAAAAGAGAAGAAAGTATTAGAGAATTTGACAATCTAACAGGTATAGATCTTTCAATGGAGGACTCTAAAATTAGAGGAGTTGGAGAAATCTTAGGTGAAAAACAACATGGAGCTGTTGAAACCTTTGGTTATAATCTATATATGAAGATGTTAAATGAAGAAGTATTAAAATTAAAAGGTGAAAATGAAGAAGAATTAGAAGATGTTAATATAGAACTTAATTTCCCAAGATTTTTACCTGATAATTACATAGAAAAAAATGAAAAAATAAAGATTTACAAAAGAGCTTTAGCTTTAAAAACTTTTGAAGAATTAGAAGAATTACATAAGGAATTGGAAGACAGATTTGGAAGATTAAAATCTGAAGCAAAGGGATTCTTTGAATTTTTAAAAATTAGAATAAGAGCTAGAGAGCTAGGAATTGTAAGTATAAAAGAAGATAAAGAAAAAAGACTTTTAATTAATTTTAATGAAGAAAAAATAAATGTTGATAAAATTATTTATCTTTTGGCTAATAAGAAAATAATGTATTCTAAGTTTACTAGAACTATAGGATTTGATGGAGATATTTTTGACTTTTTTGATTTATATTCTTAA
- a CDS encoding flavocytochrome c: protein MFTLLFTTASAEVYEGIGYGYNQDGILLGVEIKDNKIVDIQIKKEQETDFAKPAIKEIIKRAIATQSYEVDGVSGASLTSEGTKEAIEEAVKASGAKLTKVDAALKTNTKLPRQADVVVIGGGGAGLTSAIAAYEKGASVILIEKTDLLGGNTNYATAGLNAAGTSVQKKLGVEDSAELFYEDTMKGGKNKNNKELVKILTKNSAAIIDWLLERGVDLNELTSTGGQSAKRTHRPTGGSAVGPNIITALSNVAEKDKIDIRKGTKAIALVKNNNKIAGVKVKEANGEEYIIKAKAVIVATGGFGANAKMVEKYNPKLKGFGSTNNPAIVGDGIVMIEKVGGALIDMDQIQTHPTVLHKKTNMITEAVRGEGAILVNKDGKRFIDELETRDVVSKAILDQKGKSAFLVFDEEIRTKLKAADGYVKKGYAVEGTLEEIAAKIGTDAKTLEVTLNKYNEAVKNKADNEFKKKTLPKELTGTKYYAIEVSPAVHHTMGGVRINTNAEVLGKNGRPIKGLYAAGEVTGGIHGANRIGGNAVTDITVFGKIAGENAATYSKSVK, encoded by the coding sequence ATGTTCACACTTCTTTTTACTACAGCTAGTGCTGAAGTGTATGAAGGAATAGGTTATGGATATAACCAAGATGGAATTTTACTTGGAGTAGAAATTAAAGACAATAAAATCGTTGACATTCAAATCAAAAAAGAGCAAGAAACAGATTTTGCTAAACCAGCAATAAAAGAAATCATTAAAAGAGCTATAGCTACTCAAAGCTATGAAGTAGATGGAGTTTCAGGAGCTTCATTGACTAGTGAAGGAACAAAAGAAGCTATAGAAGAAGCAGTTAAAGCAAGTGGAGCAAAATTAACAAAAGTTGATGCAGCTCTTAAAACAAATACAAAGCTTCCAAGACAAGCTGATGTAGTTGTAATTGGAGGAGGAGGAGCAGGGCTTACTTCTGCAATTGCTGCTTATGAAAAAGGTGCAAGTGTAATACTAATTGAAAAAACAGATCTTTTAGGTGGAAATACTAACTACGCAACAGCAGGGCTTAATGCTGCTGGAACAAGTGTACAAAAGAAATTAGGTGTTGAAGATAGTGCTGAACTTTTCTATGAAGATACAATGAAAGGTGGAAAAAATAAAAATAATAAAGAATTAGTAAAAATTCTAACAAAAAATTCTGCTGCTATAATAGATTGGTTATTAGAAAGAGGAGTAGACTTAAATGAACTTACTTCTACTGGTGGACAAAGTGCTAAAAGAACTCACAGACCAACAGGTGGTTCTGCAGTAGGTCCTAATATTATTACTGCACTTTCAAATGTTGCTGAAAAAGATAAAATAGATATAAGAAAAGGAACAAAAGCTATTGCTTTAGTTAAAAATAACAATAAAATAGCTGGAGTAAAAGTTAAAGAAGCTAATGGTGAAGAATATATAATTAAAGCAAAAGCTGTAATAGTTGCAACAGGTGGATTTGGAGCTAATGCTAAAATGGTTGAAAAATATAATCCAAAATTAAAAGGATTTGGTTCTACAAATAATCCTGCAATAGTTGGAGATGGAATTGTTATGATAGAAAAAGTTGGAGGAGCTTTAATAGATATGGATCAAATCCAAACTCACCCAACAGTTTTACATAAAAAGACTAATATGATAACTGAAGCAGTTAGAGGAGAAGGAGCTATACTTGTAAATAAAGATGGAAAAAGATTTATTGATGAGCTTGAAACAAGAGATGTAGTTTCTAAAGCTATATTAGATCAAAAAGGAAAATCAGCTTTCTTAGTTTTTGATGAAGAAATAAGAACTAAATTAAAAGCTGCTGATGGATATGTTAAAAAAGGTTATGCTGTTGAAGGAACACTTGAAGAAATAGCTGCTAAAATAGGAACAGATGCAAAAACTTTAGAAGTAACATTGAATAAATACAATGAAGCAGTTAAAAATAAAGCTGACAATGAATTTAAAAAGAAAACATTACCTAAAGAATTAACAGGAACAAAATATTATGCAATAGAAGTTTCACCAGCAGTACACCATACGATGGGTGGAGTTCGTATCAATACTAATGCTGAAGTTCTTGGAAAAAATGGTAGACCAATAAAAGGGCTTTATGCAGCTGGAGAAGTTACAGGTGGTATACATGGAGCTAACAGAATAGGTGGAAACGCAGTTACAGATATAACAGTATTTGGAAAAATAGCTGGAGAAAATGCAGCAACATACTCAAAATCAGTTAAATAA
- a CDS encoding bifunctional 4-hydroxy-3-methylbut-2-enyl diphosphate reductase/30S ribosomal protein S1, with protein sequence MEIIRAKHMGFCFGVLEAINVCNSLIEEKGRKYILGMLVHNKQVVEDMERKGFKLVKEEELLEDIDDLKENDIVVVRAHGTSKKVHEKLKERKVKVYDATCVFVNKIRQEIEIANEKGYNILFMGDKNHPEVKGVISFADNIQIFESLEEAMEVKIDSDKTYLLSTQTTLNKKKFEEVKKYFKENYQNVIIFDKICGATAVRQKAVEELAVKADIVIIVGDTKSSNTKKLYEISKKLNSESYLVENEEQVDLTIFRGKKVIGITAGASTPEETIMNIEKKIRGTYKMPNVNENQNEFLEMLEGFLPNQEKRVEGIIDSMDQNYSYLDVPGERTVVRVRTEELRGYKVGDTVEVLITGVSEEDDDQEYIIASRKKIELEKNWEKIEDSFKNRTVLEGEVTKKIKGGYLVQALFYPGFLPNSLSEIPENEDKVAGRKVQVIVKDIKVDPKDKKNKKITYSVKDIKLAEQAKEFAGLEVGQAVDCVVTEVLEFGLAVDINALKGFIHISEVSWKRLDKLADTYKVGDKVKAVVVSLDEAKKNVKLSIKKLEADPWATVANEFKVGDEVDGVVTKVLPYGAFVEIKAGVEGLVHISDFSWTKKKVNVAEYVKEGEKVKVKITDLHPEDRKLKLGIKQLVANPWDSAEKDYAVDTVIKGKVVEVKPFGIFVELTDGIDAFVHSSDYNWIGEETPKFEIGNEVELKITELDLNDRKIKGSLKALRKSPWEHAMEEYKVGTTVEKKIKTVADFGLFVELTKGIDGFIPTQFASKEFIKNIRDKFNEGDVVKAQVVEVNKETQKIKLSIKKIEIEEEKREEREQIEKYSTSSSEE encoded by the coding sequence ATGGAAATTATTAGGGCAAAACACATGGGATTTTGCTTTGGGGTATTAGAAGCCATAAATGTTTGTAACTCTTTAATTGAAGAAAAAGGTAGAAAATATATTTTAGGGATGCTTGTTCATAATAAACAAGTTGTTGAAGATATGGAAAGAAAAGGATTCAAACTTGTTAAAGAAGAAGAGCTACTTGAAGATATTGATGACTTAAAAGAAAATGATATAGTGGTGGTAAGGGCTCATGGAACTTCTAAAAAGGTTCATGAAAAACTTAAAGAAAGAAAAGTAAAAGTCTATGATGCCACTTGTGTTTTTGTCAATAAGATAAGACAAGAAATAGAGATAGCAAATGAAAAGGGATATAATATTCTATTTATGGGTGATAAAAATCATCCAGAAGTAAAAGGAGTTATTTCTTTTGCTGATAATATACAGATATTTGAAAGTTTAGAAGAGGCAATGGAAGTTAAAATTGACTCAGATAAAACTTATTTACTTTCTACTCAAACAACTTTAAATAAAAAAAAGTTTGAAGAAGTGAAAAAATATTTCAAAGAAAACTATCAAAATGTAATAATTTTTGATAAAATATGTGGTGCAACAGCAGTTAGACAAAAAGCTGTTGAAGAATTGGCTGTAAAGGCTGATATAGTAATAATAGTAGGAGATACAAAAAGCTCAAATACAAAAAAGTTATACGAAATATCTAAAAAATTAAATTCAGAGAGCTATCTTGTTGAGAATGAAGAACAAGTAGACTTAACTATTTTTAGAGGAAAAAAGGTAATAGGAATTACTGCCGGAGCTTCAACACCAGAAGAAACAATAATGAATATAGAAAAAAAAATAAGGGGGACATATAAAATGCCTAATGTAAATGAAAATCAAAACGAATTCTTAGAAATGTTAGAAGGATTCCTACCAAACCAAGAAAAAAGAGTAGAAGGAATTATAGATTCTATGGATCAAAACTATTCATATCTTGATGTTCCTGGTGAAAGAACAGTAGTAAGAGTTAGAACAGAAGAATTAAGAGGATATAAAGTAGGAGATACTGTTGAAGTATTAATTACAGGTGTATCAGAAGAAGACGATGACCAAGAATATATCATTGCTTCAAGAAAGAAAATTGAGCTTGAAAAGAACTGGGAAAAAATTGAAGACTCTTTCAAAAACAGAACTGTATTAGAAGGAGAAGTTACAAAGAAAATAAAAGGTGGGTACTTAGTACAAGCTTTATTCTATCCAGGATTCTTACCTAATTCACTTTCAGAAATTCCTGAAAATGAAGATAAAGTTGCAGGAAGAAAAGTTCAAGTTATAGTAAAAGATATAAAAGTTGATCCTAAAGATAAAAAGAATAAGAAAATAACTTACTCTGTAAAAGATATTAAATTAGCAGAACAAGCAAAAGAATTTGCAGGATTAGAAGTTGGACAAGCTGTTGACTGTGTTGTAACAGAAGTTTTAGAATTTGGTTTAGCAGTTGATATAAATGCTTTAAAAGGATTTATCCATATTTCTGAAGTATCTTGGAAAAGATTAGATAAATTAGCTGATACTTATAAAGTTGGAGATAAAGTTAAAGCTGTAGTTGTTTCATTAGATGAAGCAAAGAAAAATGTAAAATTATCTATTAAAAAATTAGAAGCAGATCCTTGGGCAACAGTTGCTAATGAATTTAAAGTTGGAGATGAAGTTGATGGAGTTGTAACAAAAGTTTTACCTTATGGAGCTTTTGTTGAAATTAAAGCTGGAGTAGAAGGTCTTGTACATATTTCTGATTTTAGCTGGACTAAAAAGAAAGTTAATGTTGCTGAATATGTAAAAGAAGGAGAAAAAGTTAAAGTTAAAATAACTGATTTACATCCAGAAGATAGAAAATTAAAATTAGGAATTAAACAATTAGTTGCTAATCCTTGGGATAGTGCTGAAAAAGACTATGCAGTAGATACTGTTATCAAGGGAAAAGTTGTTGAAGTTAAACCATTTGGAATCTTTGTTGAATTAACAGATGGAATAGATGCTTTCGTTCATAGCTCAGACTATAATTGGATAGGAGAAGAAACTCCTAAATTTGAAATAGGAAATGAAGTTGAATTAAAAATAACTGAACTTGATTTAAATGATAGAAAAATCAAAGGAAGTTTAAAAGCATTAAGAAAAAGTCCTTGGGAACATGCAATGGAAGAATACAAAGTTGGAACAACAGTTGAAAAGAAAATTAAAACTGTAGCTGATTTTGGATTATTTGTTGAATTAACAAAAGGAATAGATGGGTTCATTCCTACTCAATTTGCTTCTAAAGAATTCATTAAAAATATCAGAGATAAATTTAATGAAGGAGATGTAGTTAAAGCTCAAGTCGTTGAAGTAAATAAAGAAACTCAAAAAATAAAATTATCTATTAAGAAAATAGAAATTGAAGAAGAAAAAAGAGAAGAAAGAGAACAAATAGAAAAATACTCTACTTCATCTTCAGAAGAATAA
- a CDS encoding PepSY domain-containing protein yields the protein MKRLLLIGAIIIGSLVFSTSTLAALSQEQIMTIIRKEVPNGQLTELEMDRENGRQVYEVEVMDGNVKKEFKIDAETGEIVRFKTEKKAPKRAKKEPKISYDRAKEIALNQSKNGKFKEIELKHKNGVLVYDVEIAEGFMDREFLIDAMTGEILRDKKDF from the coding sequence ATGAAAAGATTATTGTTAATAGGAGCAATTATCATTGGAAGTTTAGTTTTTTCAACAAGCACTTTAGCTGCATTAAGCCAAGAGCAAATAATGACAATAATAAGAAAAGAAGTTCCTAATGGACAATTAACTGAACTTGAAATGGACAGAGAAAATGGAAGACAAGTCTATGAAGTTGAAGTTATGGATGGAAATGTTAAAAAGGAATTCAAAATAGATGCTGAAACAGGAGAAATTGTAAGATTCAAAACTGAAAAAAAAGCACCAAAAAGAGCAAAGAAAGAGCCAAAGATTTCATATGATAGAGCTAAAGAGATTGCATTAAACCAGTCTAAAAATGGTAAATTTAAAGAAATAGAATTAAAACATAAAAATGGTGTTTTAGTGTATGATGTAGAAATTGCAGAAGGATTTATGGATAGGGAATTCCTAATTGATGCAATGACAGGAGAAATCCTAAGAGATAAAAAAGATTTTTAA
- the ispE gene encoding 4-(cytidine 5'-diphospho)-2-C-methyl-D-erythritol kinase, with product MRIFLNKYKIFPNAKINIGLNVYQKAGDGYHEIDSVMSPIDLSDEMDITFYSEIGDLKISCSDKNIPTDERNILYKAYEIFFENSKKHKEKIEISLTKNIPSEAGLGGGSSDAGFFLKLLNEHYGYVYNEKELEELAMKVGSDVPFFIKNKTARVGGKGNKVELVENNLKDSLILVKPLGFGVSTKDAYDSFDELDEVRYSNFEKIVECLRNDNRKDLEKYIENGLEQGISERNADIKMFRAILNSVVPGKKFFMSGSGSTYYTFVTEIERSQIETRLRTFVDNVKIIISKTIN from the coding sequence ATGAGGATTTTTTTGAATAAGTATAAGATTTTCCCAAATGCTAAAATTAATATAGGTTTAAATGTTTATCAAAAAGCAGGAGATGGTTATCATGAAATTGATTCAGTAATGTCTCCTATTGACTTATCCGATGAAATGGACATAACATTTTATTCAGAAATAGGAGATTTAAAAATTAGCTGTTCTGATAAGAATATTCCCACTGATGAAAGAAATATTTTATATAAAGCATATGAGATATTTTTTGAGAACAGTAAGAAACACAAGGAGAAAATAGAAATATCTTTAACAAAGAATATCCCTTCTGAGGCTGGTCTTGGAGGAGGAAGTTCTGATGCTGGTTTTTTTCTGAAACTTTTGAATGAACATTATGGATATGTTTACAATGAAAAAGAATTGGAAGAGTTGGCAATGAAAGTAGGCAGTGACGTACCTTTCTTTATTAAAAATAAGACTGCAAGAGTTGGAGGAAAGGGTAACAAAGTTGAGTTAGTGGAAAATAATTTAAAGGATTCGCTAATTTTAGTAAAACCATTAGGTTTCGGTGTATCAACGAAAGATGCTTATGATAGTTTTGATGAATTAGATGAAGTTAGATATTCAAATTTTGAAAAAATCGTTGAGTGCTTAAGGAATGACAATAGAAAAGATTTAGAAAAATATATAGAAAATGGTCTAGAGCAAGGAATTTCAGAAAGAAATGCTGATATTAAAATGTTTAGAGCAATATTGAATTCAGTAGTACCTGGAAAGAAATTCTTTATGTCTGGTAGTGGGAGTACATACTACACATTTGTTACAGAAATAGAAAGATCCCAAATTGAAACTAGGTTGAGAACTTTTGTTGATAATGTAAAGATAATCATAAGTAAGACAATAAATTAG
- a CDS encoding RNA-binding S4 domain-containing protein: MRLDKFLKVSRIIKRRPIAKLVVDGGKVKLDGKVVKAAAEVKVGQTLEIEYYNKYFKFEILQVPLGNVSKDKTSDLVKLLDTKGLDIEINLDKDEDFFE, from the coding sequence ATGAGATTAGACAAATTTTTAAAAGTTAGTAGAATTATTAAAAGGAGACCTATTGCAAAACTTGTTGTAGATGGAGGAAAAGTAAAACTAGATGGAAAAGTTGTAAAAGCAGCTGCTGAAGTTAAAGTAGGGCAAACTTTAGAAATAGAATATTATAACAAATATTTTAAGTTTGAAATTTTACAAGTTCCTTTAGGAAATGTTTCTAAAGACAAGACAAGTGATTTGGTAAAGTTATTAGATACTAAAGGTTTAGACATTGAAATTAATTTAGATAAGGATGAGGATTTTTTTGAATAA